A stretch of the Panicum virgatum strain AP13 chromosome 9N, P.virgatum_v5, whole genome shotgun sequence genome encodes the following:
- the LOC120693420 gene encoding adenylate isopentenyltransferase 5, chloroplastic-like — MPLPMAAPAMAPAAPSFPRLRMPPPPAIITLPDAAVPVPPPPLSVVGRQSVAAKSKAVVVLGATGTGKSRLAIDLALRFGGEVINSDKMQLYAGLDVATNKVAPHECAGVPHHLLGVALPDAEFTAADFRREAARAAAGVAARGRVPIIAGGSNSYVEELVEGDRRAFRERFDCCFLWVDAQLPVLHDFVARRVDEMCRRGLVEEVAAAFDPRRTDYSRGIWRAIGVPELDAYLRSRGLEHVDDDERARMLAAAVDEIKANTSRLAFRQRGKIQRLARMWRVRRVDATEVFLKRGHAADEAWQRLVAAPCIDAVRSFLLEDQEYSSMVTAAKASIFASTAAAVAAAVA; from the coding sequence GCCCTCCTTCCCCAGGCTgaggatgccgccgccgcccgcgatcATCACGCTCCCGGACGCCGCGGtcccggtgccgccgccgccgctctcggtCGTGGGCAGGCAGAGCGTCGCGGCCAAGAGCAAGGCCGTCGTGGTGCTGGGCGCCACGGGGACCGGCAAGTCGCGCCTCGCCATCGACCTCGCCCTGCGCTTCGGCGGCGAGGTCATCAACTCCGATAAAATGCAGCTGTACGCCGGCCTGGACGTGGCCACCAACAAGGTGGCGCCCCACGAGTGCGCGGGGGTGCCGCACCACCTGCTCGGCGTCGCGCTCCCGGACGCCGAGTTCACGGCCGCGGACTTCCGCCGcgaggccgcgcgcgccgcggccggggtCGCCGCGCGGGGTCGCGTCCCCATCATCGCGGGAGGGTCCAACTCGTACGTCGAGGAGCTCGTGGAGGGCGACCGCCGCGCGTTCCGGGAGCGCTTCGACTGCTGCTTCCTCTGGGTGGACGCGCAGCTCCCCGTGCTGCACGACTTCGTCGCCCGCCGCGTCGACGAGATGTGCCGGCGGGGGCTCGTCGAGGAGGTGGCAGCGGCGTTCGACCCCCGCCGCACCGATTACTCCAGGGGCATCTGGCGCGCCATCGGCGTGCCGGAGCTCGACGCCTACCTCCGCTCGCGCGGCCTCGAGCacgtcgacgacgacgagcgcGCGCGCAtgctcgccgcggccgtcgaCGAGATCAAGGCCAACACGTCCCGCCTCGCCTTCCGCCAGCGCGGCAAGATCCAGCGGCTCGCGCGCATGTGGCGCGTCCGCCGCGTCGACGCCACGGAGGTGTTCCTGaagcgcggccacgccgccgacgAGGCCTGGCAGCGGCTCGTCGCCGCGCCATGCATCGACGCCGTCCGGTCCTTCCTGCTTGAAGACCAAGAATACAGTAGCATGGTCACCGCCGCCAAAGCCTCCATCTTTgcctccacggccgccgccgtcgcagccgcGGTTGCCTAA